In Ornithinibacter aureus, the genomic stretch TGACACCAACGTGGTGTCGGAGTTCATGCGGGACACCCCAGACCCCGTCGTCATGGCGTGGGCTGGGACGCTCGCACCGGCCGAGCTGACGATCTGCGTGGTGACCGTGGAAGAGATCGAGCGTGGACTTGGCCGGTTGCCCGCCGGTCGTCGACGACAGGACCTCCAGAACCGATGGTCCGGCTTGGTTGACGCCTTCGCCGACGCCGTCGTGGTCTACGACCTCACCGCCGCCAGGCACACCGCGGCGATCTTGGTGGACGCTCAGGCGGCCAGGCGGCCGATGTCCTTGGCGGATGCTCAAATCGCCGGCATCTGCGTCGCCGGCGGCCACGAGCTGGCCACTCGCAACGTCGCCGACTTCTCCGCCACATCGGGGCTGACCCTCATCAACCCGTTCGGGCAGTAGCCAGCCTGCGAAGCGCGTAGCAGCCGGGCTGTCGCCAAGCCACGCGGTCCGCGCGAAAGGCTGACCGCGTGAACATCACGTTCGGGGGATTGAGCGCGCAGAGTCATTCATCCGAGCGCCGGACCCGCGTCAAGGCGGGAAGGCGCGACTCCCCGGCTCCCCTCAACCGGGTGCTTGCGCCCCGAAGCCTCAATCTTCGCGAGCGCCGCCGCCCCCAGGTCAACTCCGCACTGGTCGGCCAACCCCACGAGGTACACGAGCACGTCAGCCATCTCCTCCGACAACCGCGTGTGCAACGGCTCCTCCTGCGCCAGGTCGCGAGCGACATCCGCCGGCAACCACTGCAGCAGCTCGGCCAACTCCCCCACCTCGCCGACGAGAGCGAGCATCACCGACTTGGGGTCCTGGAACTGCTCCCAGTCACGCTCGGCGATGAAGGCGCGCGCGGCGTCCCGGATCTCGATCAGGTCTGACACACCGGTGAGTATGCCGCTCAACCCCCGACCGCGACCCACCAGCACTAGAGTCGCCACGGTAAGAGCGGCCCGACGGGCTTCCGTTTCAGGACAAGCCCCCACCCGCACGGTTCACTTCGTGCTGCCTGGGGTTCTGTTCTGTGACGTTGTACCGGCAATCGGTCGCTGGGTTCTCGCCTGTCGAGGCCCACCTTGCCGACCTCCTCGCCGAGCAGATGACCCTTCGCACCGGCCGCACACCCTCCACCGGCGAGTACCGGTCGTGGCAGCGCAGCATCCCCGCGCTGCGAGCCGACCTCCTCTCCGCGGGCCTTGGCGATGTTGAGATGCTCGTCGAGTACCAACTCCCCCTCACGAGCAAGCGGGCCGACGTCGTCCTCGCGGGCCG encodes the following:
- a CDS encoding type II toxin-antitoxin system VapC family toxin — encoded protein: MIIADTNVVSEFMRDTPDPVVMAWAGTLAPAELTICVVTVEEIERGLGRLPAGRRRQDLQNRWSGLVDAFADAVVVYDLTAARHTAAILVDAQAARRPMSLADAQIAGICVAGGHELATRNVADFSATSGLTLINPFGQ
- a CDS encoding nucleotide pyrophosphohydrolase; its protein translation is MSDLIEIRDAARAFIAERDWEQFQDPKSVMLALVGEVGELAELLQWLPADVARDLAQEEPLHTRLSEEMADVLVYLVGLADQCGVDLGAAALAKIEASGRKHPVEGSRGVAPSRLDAGPALG